The DNA region TATCTTGTCCCAAAGTGCTGACAGTATTCCGAAGGCGATTAGCTAAAAATGTGGCGATCGCCCGATAAAAACGAGCCGAGAACCCAATATCTTGCTGAAGACGGTTGGAGATTTGTTGGCGGGGGATGGAGAGAATTAAACATTCCTCCAGAGTTTCAACACTGGCTGTGGGGAGACGATTATCCATAAACGATAATTCCCCAAAGATTTCACCATTATTTAAAACAGCGATTTCTCGTACCTGATCTACCGCCAAAATAGACACAGAAACAGACCCTTCGAGCAGAATGTAGAGATTTTCTAAGGGTTGGTTTTCTTGAATGAGTGCCTTGTTGGGCTGAACCCGTGCGATGTTTCCTGCTGTGATTAACCAATCAATATCATCATCATTCAACTCTCCGAACAGAAATAAGACCTTCTGCATAATGGCTTCCTTGGCACTCTCGGCACTTCATATCGCTATTTTATCTTGGATACGGAATCTGCCTCCCCTCATCTGGACAAGCGAAGGATTTATATTTCTCAATGACTGATATTCATAAGACTCTAGTTGCATCTCAAGGCGATCACCTTAACACTTTCATAATCGCCCTAAAAGTAAGCGTATAGAGATAAGTGTTTTTATCTTAGCTAGAAATACTCTAAATTCGAGGCTTACAGACGAGTCCGCAGCATAAACTGATAATCTCCTCCTGGCTCTAAGTGATAATCACTATGCTCTAAAAAACGCCCGAGAGGCTCAAAGATTAATGCGCGTCCTAAGGAAGGATGCACCCGCAATTTTCCTTGCCGAAAATGCCAGTGGAAAGTCCACTCATAGGCGCCAGCACGGACTTCACCGATGATTTTCCCTTGTTGCCAAGACTGTTGCAAAATACGGACATGGGCGGTCGTTTCAGGTAACACAGGGGCTGCTCAAGGCTCCGTTACATTTGATAATGATTTTTATTGTGAATCCTTTGCTTACAAATTGCATACTCTTCGCCAAGTTTTCATAACAAATCACAGCGCATTGCAGGCGATCGCCAAACGAAAAAGTCGAGGTAGCATAGAGAAAATTTGTGCCCTATCAAAAAGCGTTTTCATCTATCATTTGCCCATTATTCATTGAGCATCTACTATGCGTATCCGTCAGAAAACTCTGCTTCTCATTAGTACGCTGCTAGTCAGTCTCATCGCGGTGCTCTATGGTAGTCTCTCCGCAATTCTTGGCGGTAGTTTTGCAGAATTAGAAGAAAAAGATACGGAGCGCAATGTCCAACGAGTTAAGGAAGCACTCTACGAAGAAATTGAGCAGCTGAGTGTTTCTGTCTATGATTACGCGGCTTGGGATGATACTTACGATTATGTGATTGGCGAGAATCCTGAATATCCTGAGGTGAATTTGATTGAGGAGTCCTTTGCCGGTCTGAAAATTAATGCGATCGCCCTCTTGGATAACAACGCCAAAGTGATTTTTGGCACAGGATTTAATCGCGAATCAGAAGAGAAAACGGAATTACCACCAGGACTAAAAAATCAATTTACTAAAGGCAATCCCCTAGTCACTCATGCCAATGATGAGAGTGAAGTTACCGGGATTTTGATGCTCAAGGATAAAGCGATTTTGGTAGCATCACAGCCCATTTTAACTAGTGAAGGAACAGGCCCTGGTCGCGGAACATTTCTCCTCGGGCGCTTTCTTGATGGCGATCGCATTGAGGCTTTATCAACTCGAACCAAACTCGAACTTAAATTTTATCCCCTTGGGGCAGCCGCTCCTCTTGATGAAACTTTGACCACTATTACTGAGCGCCTGACAGCGTCTGATGATGGCATTGAAATTCGTCCTGTCGACGGTGACACCATTCATGGCTATGGTCTGATCCGAGATCTTAATGGGCAACCTGCCCTGTTACTTAAGGTGATTATTCCGAGAGATATCCATCAACAAGGCCAAAAAAGTCTTTTTTATCTCGTCGTATCCCTGAGTGGCGTTGGCATTATCTTTGGGGTTGTGATTTTGATTGTCCTCGAAAAATTCATTCTCAAACGGGTTACCAATCTCAGTGCTGAAGTCGAAACCATCGGCAGCCAAAACAATCTCGCCTTGCGAGTGAAAGAGTCAGGGAAAGATGAGATTAGTGCTCTAGCAAGCAGCATCAATATCATGTTGGAGCAAATTGAAGTTGGTGCTAAACAGTTGGCAGTCGAGCAAGAAAAAGCCGAAAGATTACTGCTCAATATTTTGCCGGAACCAATCGCCGAACAACTTAAACACAGTCAGGATGCGATCGCCGAACATTTTGATGAAGTGACGATCCTCTTTGCTGACATTGTTGGTTTTACGCCGTTATCTGCAAAGCTTGGCCCGATTGAATTGGTAAATCTTCTGAATCGTGTCTTCTCAACTTTTGATCACTATGCAGAGCGACTCGGCCTCGAAAAAATCAAAACCATTGGTGATGCCTATATGGTGGCAGCTGGTCTACCTCTACCCCGACGAGATCATGCCGAGGCGATCGCCGAAATGGCTTTAGCGATGCAGCAGGCTGTAACCGAACTTCAAAATGAACTCAATGAAGACGTCAAAATCCGGATTGGTATCAATACAGGCGTTGTCGTTGCAGGTGTAATCGGCACCAGAAAATTCATTTATGACCTCTGGGGAGATTCTGTGAATGTAGCTAGCCGTATGGAGTCTTCTGGCGAACCTGGTAGCATTCAAGTCACCGCTTCAACCTATGAGCTACTCCGCAAAAAATATGTTCTCAAGCACCGTGGTCAAGTGAAGGTGAAGGGGAAAGGCGAAATGGATACCTATTGGCTTCTCGGCCGCAAACGCCAAACAAAGGCAAGAGTGCGTGTGAAAGCTGGTCTAGCTGCAACTCGCCGTTAATAATTTATTTTGTAATTGTTTTATCTGGGACTAACAGACAGCCTATGTATTCTGTAAGCTTGCCATTAGTCAAACTGTCAGATAAACAAGCTTTCAGTTCTTGTGAGCTTTCGTATAATCGGACGATGTCATATCCGGGTTACCCTCTATGCGAGTTAGCCTGCAAAAGTGCTGATATTGACGATATAAGTGTTTCTAACGTAGATATTTTTGGTTGTCTATGTGAACTACGCAAGATTCTTGAAGAGAAAGATTTGTCAATTGCCTGTTATGGAGCTCGCGTTGACTCATATTCATTCGGCTTATCACGAAATATGGCTGGAGGCGCAAAACTCTACTTATTAAAAACAGGAAAAGTCAATGAACTGAGCGATTTACATTGGATCTTTGAAGAAACAGATTCTAAATTTTTAGGCACTCTTAGTGAACAATTTGCCTATTACAAAAGTTGGCTCAAAGAGATTTATTACAGTGTCTAACCAATTATCTGGCAAGGAAAAAATGTGGCTTTTCATTTTGCACCTTCACTTCAACGCGTGAACCTACAGGTACCATCGTTTGAATTCCTGTGCGGGCATGAAGATATTTGCCAGAGTCTGTCTGAAGACAATAGCGATATTCTCGCCCTAAAAACTGTCGTTCTCTAACCACAACTGGCGCTTCTTCGTGAGGAATTAAGTCCAGTTCCTCTTCTCGTACCATTAATTCGCCTTCTGCATCATTTGTGTGAGGTACAACTGCTGCAACTCGAAACTTTCCAATTTCTGTTTCCCAAGTATCGCCGCAAATTTTAGCTGGCAGAAAATTCGCTTGGGTAACAAACTCTGCAACAAAACGAGAACTCGGTCGCGTATAAATTTCTTCGGGGGTACCTAACTGCTCCATCTTTCCGGCACGCATCACAGCAATGCGGTCTGAGATAGCAAGGGCTTCTTCTTGATCATGGGTCACGAAAATCGCAGAGATTCCTGAGGCTTTAATAATTTGGCGAATTTCCTGGCGCAGGTGATGGCGCACTTGAACGTCAAGATTACTTAATGGCTCATCTAGCAGAATTAAAGCGGGTCGTGGGGCGAGGGCACGAGCCAAGGCAATACGTTGCTGCTGGCCGCCAGAAAGCTCGTGGGGATATCGCTTTTCTAAACCGGCAAGGCCAACCAACGCTAACGTTTCTTCAATGCGTTGCTTGATGGCGGGTTTTGATAATTTTTGATGGCGGTGGCGGAGGCCAAAGGCAATATTATCGGCAATGTTGAAGTGAGGGAAAAGGGCATAATCCTGAAATACCATGCCTGTGTTGCGTCGTTCGGGGGGGGTATTACAGTCTGGAGCACTCACAATCTGGTTGTTTAGAGCGATATGTCCTTCTGTTGGTGTTTCAAAACCTGCAATGAGTCTGAGTAATGTTGTTTTGCCACAACCGGATGGCCCTAATAAACCGAGAATCTCCCCTTGTTGAAGTCTGAAGTTGATGTGACTGAGAGCAGGTGTCTGATTTGTCGCAAAAACTTTGCAAAGGTCTTCAATCTGTAGGATGGAAGCTTGATTCATAGTCAAGGGCTTATAGGCTACTGAGAGGTTAGGCTGCGTACGCTTGCTGGAATACTTGCGGATAGATTAATACAAATATTTCGCAATAGGCGGATCATAACACAAGCTTACCCGAGATGAAGAGAGTAGGCCGTTTACTTTTTGATTTTTTGTAACCTGGCTGGGTTGCTTTAGCTTGCTTGAGTTGGGTCGGCGATCGCTATTTCGAAAGTCTCTTACGCAAAAATTACGCGGTAAGCTAGGAGGGTAAAATAGAGAATGAAAGTGATAACGAACATTAATGAATCTACCTAAAAATCTTGAGGCACATGAGAGCGGGAATTTGGTCTGGAGTATTGCTGAGGCGGCAGATGATCGCAAAGCTGAGAATATTGTGCTGCTGCAGGTGAATGAAGTATCGTATCTCGCAGATTTTTTCGTAGTGGCGACAGGTTTCTCTCGGACTCAGGTCCGGGCGATCGCCGACTCTATTGAAGACAAACTAGAAAAAGAATTTGACAAAACTCCCCTGAGAACAGAAGGTCGCAAAGATGGCACCTGGATTTTGCAAGATTATGGTGAAGTGATTGTTCATGTCTTTTTGCCCCAGGAGCGCGAATTCTATAACCTTGAAGCTTTTTGG from [Leptolyngbya] sp. PCC 7376 includes:
- a CDS encoding adenylate/guanylate cyclase domain-containing protein; this translates as MRIRQKTLLLISTLLVSLIAVLYGSLSAILGGSFAELEEKDTERNVQRVKEALYEEIEQLSVSVYDYAAWDDTYDYVIGENPEYPEVNLIEESFAGLKINAIALLDNNAKVIFGTGFNRESEEKTELPPGLKNQFTKGNPLVTHANDESEVTGILMLKDKAILVASQPILTSEGTGPGRGTFLLGRFLDGDRIEALSTRTKLELKFYPLGAAAPLDETLTTITERLTASDDGIEIRPVDGDTIHGYGLIRDLNGQPALLLKVIIPRDIHQQGQKSLFYLVVSLSGVGIIFGVVILIVLEKFILKRVTNLSAEVETIGSQNNLALRVKESGKDEISALASSINIMLEQIEVGAKQLAVEQEKAERLLLNILPEPIAEQLKHSQDAIAEHFDEVTILFADIVGFTPLSAKLGPIELVNLLNRVFSTFDHYAERLGLEKIKTIGDAYMVAAGLPLPRRDHAEAIAEMALAMQQAVTELQNELNEDVKIRIGINTGVVVAGVIGTRKFIYDLWGDSVNVASRMESSGEPGSIQVTASTYELLRKKYVLKHRGQVKVKGKGEMDTYWLLGRKRQTKARVRVKAGLAATRR
- a CDS encoding ABC transporter ATP-binding protein, producing MNQASILQIEDLCKVFATNQTPALSHINFRLQQGEILGLLGPSGCGKTTLLRLIAGFETPTEGHIALNNQIVSAPDCNTPPERRNTGMVFQDYALFPHFNIADNIAFGLRHRHQKLSKPAIKQRIEETLALVGLAGLEKRYPHELSGGQQQRIALARALAPRPALILLDEPLSNLDVQVRHHLRQEIRQIIKASGISAIFVTHDQEEALAISDRIAVMRAGKMEQLGTPEEIYTRPSSRFVAEFVTQANFLPAKICGDTWETEIGKFRVAAVVPHTNDAEGELMVREEELDLIPHEEAPVVVRERQFLGREYRYCLQTDSGKYLHARTGIQTMVPVGSRVEVKVQNEKPHFFLAR
- a CDS encoding cyclic nucleotide-binding domain-containing protein, with protein sequence MQKVLFLFGELNDDDIDWLITAGNIARVQPNKALIQENQPLENLYILLEGSVSVSILAVDQVREIAVLNNGEIFGELSFMDNRLPTASVETLEECLILSIPRQQISNRLQQDIGFSARFYRAIATFLANRLRNTVSTLGQDKDFVFNQSISVDELPDSALENFELASTRFDWLLRRVKSQTMLKQKS
- a CDS encoding DUF3146 family protein, producing the protein MLPETTAHVRILQQSWQQGKIIGEVRAGAYEWTFHWHFRQGKLRVHPSLGRALIFEPLGRFLEHSDYHLEPGGDYQFMLRTRL
- the rsfS gene encoding ribosome silencing factor codes for the protein MNLPKNLEAHESGNLVWSIAEAADDRKAENIVLLQVNEVSYLADFFVVATGFSRTQVRAIADSIEDKLEKEFDKTPLRTEGRKDGTWILQDYGEVIVHVFLPQEREFYNLEAFWGHAERIEYQPALS